One window of Triticum dicoccoides isolate Atlit2015 ecotype Zavitan chromosome 5A, WEW_v2.0, whole genome shotgun sequence genomic DNA carries:
- the LOC119301570 gene encoding ribosome production factor 2 homolog: MSKMAIRVPKSMRAKRELLKHAPKLVENGKKMLILHGTKTSAVLNSVLADLFHLKRDHAVKYTKKNDSIRPFESGGETSLEFFSLKSDCSLLVYGSHSKKRPNNLVFGRTYDHHIYDLVEVGVENYKSIESYAYDKKLAPKLGTKPFFAFIGEHFESVEGLKHLKEMLLDHFKGEVVENLNLAGVDRIFVCTAISPTTVYMMHCALRLKRSGTSIPRMELVEVGPSMDLVLRRHRQAAESLQKEAMKAPGHAKKVKNVTNNPVEGKQGRIYIPDQEVSKLTVTSNIKGLKRERRDAKKNKEHSKKQKVAENPE, encoded by the exons ATGAGCAAGATGGCGATCAGGGTTCCCAAGAGCATGCGCGCCAAGCGCGAGCTCCTCAAGCACGCGCCCAAGCTC GTTGAGAATGGCAAGAAGATGCTTATTCTCCATGGCACAAAGACTAGCGCAGTTTTGAACTCTGTGCTGGCAGATCTTTTCCACCTGAAGCGTGATCATGCTGTCAAGTACACCAAGAAGAACGACAGCATCAGGCCATTTGAGAGCGGGGGTGAAACTTCCCTGGAGTTCTTCTCCCTTAAATCTGACTGCAGCCTCTTAGTG TATGGTTCTCATTCAAAGAAGAGGCCCAACAATCTTGTTTTCGGAAGGACTTACGATCACCACATATATGACCTTGTTGAAGTAGGAGTTGAGAACTACAAATCCATAGAATCATATGCATATGATAAAAAGCTGGCACCTAAACTTGGGACAAAGCCTTTCTTTGCTTTCATTGGGGAGCACTTTGAGAGTGTTGAAGgactgaagcatttgaaggaaatgCTGCTTGATCATTTCAAAGGAGAG GTGGTAGAGAATCTGAACCTTGCTGGTGTAGATCGGATATTCGTGTGCACAGCAATTTCTCCTACTACCGTCTACATGATGCACTGCGCTCTCCGTCTAAAAAGGTCAGGCACATCTATTCCTAGAATGgagcttgttgaagttgggccttcaaTGGACCTGGTACTTAGGCGGCACCGACAAGCAGCGGAAAGTTTACAGAAAGAAGCTATGAAGGCTCCTGGTCATGCTAAGAAG GTGAAAAATGTCACGAATAATCCAGTTGAAGGCAAGCAGGGCAGGATCTACATTCCAGACCAGGAG GTTTCAAAATTGACCGTAACAAGCAACATAAAGGGTCTGAAGCGGGAGCGCCGTGACGCCAAGAAAAACAAGGAGCACTCGAAGAAGCAAAAGGTGGCCGAAAACCCTGAGTGA
- the LOC119301571 gene encoding GDSL esterase/lipase At5g45910-like — MKLILAFSILFLSCIHGASSDSGFFTAMYSLGDSYIDAGNFVIMAAALDPPFPSWHDRLPYGMTFFGHPTGRLSDGRNTIDFIAQEFGLPLLGPSLLNNYDASKGVNFAVGGAPAIDVDYFERNNIVQFKLLNNSLSVQLGWFEQLRPAICNKTEISGCGGCFSKALFFVGEFGVNDYNFLWFAGKTEDEVMSHVPTVVQNIATAVEGLIKGGAVYVVVPGNPPLGCSPTMLTSRSGLNTTEYDDMGCLIDVNRVATHHNSRLRVAIVSLRGRYPRATIILADFYSPIIMILRNPSHYGVAEADALRACCGAGGTYNWNGSAICGMPGATACDNPSAFVNWDGVHYTEATNGYIADWWLHGPFADPPIMSVVRY, encoded by the exons ATGAAGCTCATTCTTGCCTTCTCCATTCTCTTCCTCTCCTGCATCCATGGCGCGAGCTCCGACTCAGGCTTCTTCACCGCCATGTATTCCCTCGGGGACTCCTACATCGACGCCGGCAACTTTGTGATCATGGCGGCTGCGTTGGATCCGCCTTTTCCTTCCTGGCATGACAGGCTTCCTTATGGCATGACCTTCTTTGGCCACCCCACAGGCCGCCTCAGCGACGGCAGAAACACCATCGATTTCATCG CTCAAGAGTTTGGCctcccccttcttggaccctccctgCTGAACAACTACGACGCCTCCAAAGGCGTAAACTTCGCGGTCGGCGGCGCACCGGCGATCGACGTCGACTACTTCGAGAGGAACAACATAGTTCAGTTTAAGCTTCTGAACAATTCCCTGAGCGTGCAGCTGGGTTGGTTCGAGCAACTCAGGCCAGCAATTTGCAACAAGACCGAGATCTCAG GGTGCGGAGGTTGCTTCAGCAAGGCCCTCTTCTTCGTCGGGGAGTTTGGAGTGAACGACTACAACTTCCTGTGGTTTGCCGGCAAGACTGAAGACGAAGTGATGTCGCATGTACCTACAGTTGTCCAAAACATTGCCACGGCCGTGGAG GGGCTCATCAAGGGAGGCGCGGTGTACGTGGTCGTGCCGGGGAACCCGCCGCTGGGGTGCTCACCCACCATGCTGACGAGCCGCTCCGGCCTCAACACGACGGAGTACGACGACATGGGCTGCCTCATCGACGTCAACCGCGTGGCCACGCACCACAACTCCCGGCTCCGCGTTGCAATCGTCTCTCTCAGGGGCAGGTACCCCCGTGCCACCATCATCCTCGCCGACTTCTACAGCCCCATCATCATGATCCTCCGCAACCCCAGCCATTACG GGGTGGCCGAGGCGGACGCTCTCCGGGCTTGCTGCGGAGCCGGCGGCACTTACAACTGGAACGGCAGCGCCATCTGCGGCATGCCGGGGGCGACCGCATGCGATAACCCGTCGGCGTTCGTCAACTGGGATGGGGTTCACTACACGGAGGCCACCAACGGGTACATCGCCGACTGGTGGCTCCACGGCCCTTTCGCCGACCCGCCTATAATGAGTGTTGTTCGCTACTAA